The Stenotrophomonas maltophilia genome segment CGGGCGGCGAACGACTGCGCATGCACGAAGAACAGCACGCCAAGCAGCGCCGCCATCGCCGCATCGATCAGGCTGATGCTCAGGCGCTCGCGGCGTGCCCGGGCCAGGATGAACACCAGGGGCACGCCATACAGCACGTAAAGGAACAGGCTTGCGCGCGGGGTGAAATCGGCACGCCCGGCGCCCAAGGCGTCGATCATGTTGAACGCCATACCGCCGGCCCACAGCAGCAGTGCCAATGCCGTGGCGCGCCACCCCAGTGCCGCGCGGTCGCGGCGGGCCCGCCACATGCAGGCGACCGTAGCCAGCAGCGGCGCGCCGGTCAGGAAAACGAAGGAGCCTACCCCGGCGGGGCCAGGCCACAGGGCCAGCACCAGGCCATGGCACAGCACATACAGCAGCGCCAGCACTACCGGCATGCATCCCCCCGATCCGCAAGGCCGTCTACGCGCACGATAGCGCGCCGGCACGCCACAGCGGCGTGATCCACTGCGGCAAAACGACACTCCGAGTGCACCGCGATGGTAGTGCCGGCCGCTGGCCGGCAAACCCAATGAATCACAGGGCTGCAGGTTGCCGGCCAGCGGCCGGCGCTACCGGAAAGCCCTCAGCCCTGCAGGGCGCGGGCGTGGTGGGCGATGTGCTCGCCGATGAAGCTGGCGATGAAGTAGTAGCTGTGGTCGTAGCCGGGCTGCAGGCGCAGGGTCAGCGGATGGCCGGCGGCATCGCAGGCCTGCTGCAGGCGCTGCGGCTGCAGCTGGGTCTGCAGGAACTCGTCCGCCTCGCCCTGGTCGACCAGCAGCGGCAGGCGCTCGCCAGCCATAGCGATCAGCTCGCAGGCATCCCATTGCGCCCAGTCGGCCGGGTTGTCGCCCAGATAGGCATGGAAGGCCTTCTGCCCCCACGGCACGTGGCTGGGCGCGACGATCGGCGAAAACGCCGACACGCTGCGATAGCGCCCGGGGTTGCGCAGCGCGATCACCAGCGCGCCATGGCCGCCCATCGAATGGCCACTGATCGCGCGCGCGTCGGTCACCGCGAAGTTCGCCTCGATCAGCGCCGGCAGCTCCTGCGCCACGTAGTCATGCATGCGGTAGTGCTTCGCCCACGGTGCGCGGGTGGCATTGAGGTAGAACCCTGCCCCCTTGCCCAGGTCGTAGCCCTCGGCATCGGCCACGTCATCACCGCGCGGGCTGGTGTCGGGCGCGACGATGATCACACCGTGCTCGGCCGCATAACGCTGCGCGCCGGCCTTGGTGATGAAGTTCTGCTCGGTGCAGGTCAGGCCGCTCAGCCAGTACAGCACCGGCAGCTTCTGTGTTTCCGCCTGCGGTGGCAGGTACACGGCGAACTGCATGTCGCAGCCCAGCGTGGTCGAATGATGGCGGTAGACGTCCTGCCAGCCGCCGAAACAGGCGCGGTGTTCAATGCGTTCCATGGTGCTCTCCTGCGCGGCGCGTCAGCGCACGCGTGCTTCTGGTAGATGCCGACCTTGGTCGGCATATCCACGCCCGGCGTGGATGCCTTGGTTGATCCGTTCATCCAGCTGTGCCAGCAGGCGCAGCAATGATTCGACGCCAGGCTGGCCGTCCAGGTTGCGATACGCCGCCACCGCCACGTCGCTGCGTGGTGGCCACTGGCCGTCGGCGCGGGCTTCGTGCAGGCGCGGCAGGAATACCTGCGCAAGCCACTGCTCGAACGGCATGCCATCGTCGCTGCCGAAGGCCGAAGTCACCGCACGCGGTGGTCCCACCTCGCCGTCGACCCAGCCCAGTGCACGCAACGCCTGCTCGATCGGCGCCACCAGGGCCGCGCGCGGGTCTTCCGCACGCGGCCGGCGCAGGGCATCGAACCAGCCCATGACGCGGCTCAGTAGTGGACCACCGAACGGATCGACTTGCCTTCATGCATCAGGTCGAAGGCGTCGTTGATCTTGTCCAGGTCCATGGTGTGGGTGACGAACGGGGCCAGTTCGATATCGCCCTTCATCGCATCCTCGACCATGCCCGGCAGCTGGCTGCGGCCCTTCACGCCGCCGAAGGCGGTGCCCATCCACTTGCGCCCGGTCACCAGCTGGAACGGACGGGTGGAGATCTCCTGGCCCGAACCGGCCACGCCGATCACCACGCTCTGGCCCCAGCCACGGTGCGCGCATTCCAGCGCCGCGCGCATCACGTTGACGTTGCCGATGCACTCGAAGCTGTGGTCCACGCCCCAGGTGGTCATTTCAACGATGACCTGCTGGATCGGCTTGTCGAAATCCTTCGGATTGATGCAGTCGGTGGCACCGAATTCGCGCGCCAGCTCGAACTTGGACGGGTTGGTGTCCACCGCGATGATGCGGCCGGCCTTGGCCTGGCGTGCACCCTGGATCACCGCCAGGCCGATGCCACCGAGGCCGAACACGGCCACGCTGTCGCCTTCCTGCACCTTGGCGGTGTTGTGTACCGCGCCGATGCCGGTGGTGACGCCGCAGCCGAGCAGGCAGACATGTTCCGGGTTGGCGTCCGGGTTGATCTTCGCCAGCGAGACTTCGGCAACGACGGTGTACTCGCTGAAGGTCGAGCAACCCATGTAGTGGTACAGCGGCTCACCGTTGTAGCTGAAGCGGCTGGTGCCATCGGGCATCACACCCTTGCCTTGGGTGGCGCGCACGGCCACGCACAGGTTGGTCTTGCCGCTCTTGCAGAACAGGCACTCGCCGCACTCGGCGGTGTACAGCGGAATCACGTGGTCGCCGGGCTTGACGCTGGTCACACCCTCGCCGACCTCCACCACGATGCCGGCACCTTCATGGCCCAGCACCACCGGGAACAGGCCTTCCGGGTCATCGCCGGACAGGGTGAACGCATCGGTGTGGCAGACACCGGTATGGGTGATCTTCACCAGCACCTCGCCTGCCTTCGGCGGGGCGACGTCGATCTCGACGATCTGCAGCGGCTGGCCGGGACCAAAGGCGACGGCGGCACGGGATTTCATGGGTGGACTCTCCAGAGACAGGCAATGACAGGATGGGCGGCGCCATGTTGCGCCATCGTTTATTTCAGGTACGAGCGGATCAACGCGCTCATGTCGCGCACGCGTTCGGCGCGTTGTTCATCGGAGGCTGCGGGTTGCCCGAACTCCTCGCGCAGATGAGCCTCCATCACCTCGGACATCAGGCCGTTGACCGCGCCACGGATGGCGGCGATCTGCTGCAGCACCGGCCCGCAGTCGGCGCCGGCTTCCAGCGCGCGGTCCAGCGCATCGCACTGGCCGCGGATGCGGCGCACGCGGGCCAGGACCTTTTTCTTCTCTTCGGGGGAGTGCGGCATGGCGGGCCATCTCGGAACTATACTGGGGGACAGTATACAAGCCGAAGTCACGAACTCAATCCTGGCCGGCTCAATCGAACAATCCCTCACCCGCCAACCGGGTCAGCTCATCCACCACGTAGCGCACCTTCGGCCGCAGGTGGCGCGTCGGTGGCCACAGCGCGTGGATATCGATGTGCCGTTGCATGTGCGCATCCAGCACCGACCGCAACGCGCCGGAATCCAGGTGGCGGCGTACCAGTGAAACCGGCATCTGGCAGATACCAAGCCCGGCGATGGCTGCCTCGATCACCGCGTCGCCGTCATTGAGTTGATACGGCGCATTCGGGATGAATGTCCCTTCGTCCTCCTCGCTACCGATCCGCCACCACACCGGTTGCCCGTGGCGGAAGCCAACAATGCTGCGGTGCTGCGCCAGTTCCTCCACCGTGCGCGGCACGCCGTGCGCCTGCAGGTACTCCGGCGATGCGCAGGTGACCAGTCGCTGGCGCCCCAGCCGCCGCGCCACCAGATGCTCGGCCTGGTGCAGCCCGCCGAAGCGGATCAGCAGGTCGATGCCTTCCTCGACGGGATCGACGAAATGATCGGTGAAGGTCATCGTCAACTGCAGGTCCGGGTACTGCCGGCACAGCCGCAACAGCACCGGCAGCACCACCAGGCGCCCGAACGAGGATGGCATGTCGATGCGCAGCCGCCCGCTGGGCAGGCCGGCCGAACCCAGGCAGGCCTCGGCGGCGGAGATTTCTTCCAGCGCCGCCGCGCACGATGCGTAGTACGCCTCGCCATCGGTGGTCAGCGCGATGCGCCGCGTGGTGCGGTGGAACAGGCGCACCCCCAGCCGCGCTTCCAGCCGGGCGATGGCCTTGCCCACCGCCGAGCGCGAGATGCCCAGCGCGTCGGCGGCCTCGGTGAAGCTGCCTGAGCGGGCCGTGGTGACGAACGTGACCAGGCCATTCAACGATTCCAGCGGCAGCATCGTTCGCGCTCCATTGGGGACAAATAGTCCCGCACCCAGGGAGATCGAAGCGCTTTATGCGCCCGCATGTCAACTCCATCCTGTGTGCATCGCGCCGCTGGCGCCTTCCCCCGCACCGAGATGACCGACATGACCGCCGCCCTGTTCCGCCCCTTCGACCTTGCAGGCACTTCCCTGCGCAACCGCATCGCGATGGCGCCGATGACCCGTGCCCGCAACCCCGGAGCGGTCGCCAACGAACTCACCGCGCAGTACTACCGGCAGCGCGCCAGCGCCGGCCTGATCATCAGCGAAGGCACGCCTGTCTCGCCGCAGGGCCAGGGCTACATCGACGTGCCGGGCATCTGGTCGGCCGAGCAGGTGGCCGGGTGGAAGCGTGTCACCGAGGCGGTGCATGCCGCACAGGGCACGATCTTCGCCCAGCTCTGGCACGTCGGCCGCATGTCGCATTCCTCGCTGCAGCCCGACGGTGGGCAACCGGTCAGCGCCGGTACCCGCCCGGTGGCCAGCGCACCGAAGAACACCTCGTTCGTGTACCTGGACGATGGCAGCCGCGGCCACGCCGATCCCACTCCGGCACGTGCACTGGAGACTGCGGAGATCCCCGGTATCGTCGACGACTTCGTGCGCGGGGCAGACAACGCCATTGCGGCCGGCTTCGACGGCATCGAACTGCATGCGGCCAACGGTTACCTGTTCGAGCAGTTCCTCAACCCGCTCATCAACCAGCGTGATGATCGCTACGGCGGCTCGCTGCCCAATCGTGCGCGCTTGATCCTGGAGACCGTCGATGCGATGGCGCAGTGTATCGGTGCGCATCGCATCGGCGTGCGCCTGGCACCGAACAACCTCACCTTCGACATGCCGTTCTATCCCGACAATGAAGCCACCTATCTGTACCTGGCCGAGGAACTGGGCAAGCGTGGGCTGGCCTACGTGCACCTCAACGACAACCTGCAGGCGGGCCAGTCGGTGCTGGGCGAGGCGTTCCTGCGGCAGTTCAGGCAGGCCTACGGTGGCACCGTCATCCTGGCAGGTGGCATGACCCGCGAACGCGCCCTGCAGCTGGTCGAAGCGGGCACCATTGACCTGGCCGCGTTCGGCCAGCCGTTCATCGCCAACCCGGATCTGGTCGAACGCCTGCAGCGCAACATCGCGTTGGCCACGCCCGACCGCAGCACCTATTACGGGGGCGGCGAAGCAGGCTACCTCGACTACCCGGCCGCGGGCTGATCCCCCACGGGGCCCCCACGGGGTCGGATCCCTTTCCAACGGAAAGGGCTCTGCCCCCTGTTCGGCGAACAAGGCGTCAGAGCCACGCTGCGCGCGGATCCGACCCCGGCCTTCAGGCGTCCTCGCGCACGTAGGCGAACGACTCGTCCAACCGCTCGAAGCCGATCACCTCAGCGACGATGGCCTGTGCATCCTCGTCGCTGATGTTTCCTTCAGCGATATCGTCAACGCGGGCGAACAGCCGCTGCAGGGCTGCGTACTGGTCATCGCGCAGGAACGGCTGGTGGCTCTGCAGCCACCGCCGCAGGTTGCTGGCCAGCTCGCCGTGCGACAGCAGCGTGTACGGCCCCTGGTAGTCAGCAACGGCTTCGACCATCTTGCGGAAAAGGAAATCCTGATAGCTGGCCGTCAGCACATCGGCACGATCATCGTCATGCCACACCAGCACGACGGGGGGCTCGGCAAAGCCGGGCGCGTTGCTCCAGAAGCAGTAGCTGTCGCCGCCGCCGGTCCGCGCGAAGGGCAGCAACTGCAGGTCAGTGCGCAGGGGATTGTAATGATCCTCCGCAGTCAGCTCCTGCCACGCCTCGAGCAGCTCATCGTCCTCCAGGGGCTCATAGTCCTGGGCATACAGCAGCACCGGCGGATCCGCCTGCAGCGTCGGAAATATCACCTCGGACCATTCCGGATGGGGAGCACCCCAACTCAACCGATCCGCTGCGTGCAGCTGCTTGAACAGGGGCGGGAAGGACTGGCCGGTGGCCTGTTCGATGCCGGATAGCGCGCTCATGGATGTCCTTGTCGATAGAGACCGCCCAGCTTGCCCGAATCCGCGCAGGAGATGAACCGGCCGCAGCACGCGGCAGGACTAGACTGCGACCACCGGATGCCGCCCATCGCTGCCATGAACGCCACTGCCCACAGCTTCATCGTCAACCTCGACGTGCCCGACCTGGCCGCCGCCGAAGACTTCTACATCCGGGCCTTCGGCCTGCGCATCGGCCGCCGTCTCGGCCCGGGCGCCGTGGAGCTGCTCGGTGGGCCAACGCCGCTCTACCTGCTGCACAACGACGCCGGCAGCGCCGCCACCGAAGACGGCGACGTGCGCGACTACGAGCGCCATTGGACGCCGCTGCACCTGGATTGGGTGGTGGATGACATCGAAGCCGCGCTGGTACGTGCAGTCGCAGCCGGAGCGACGCTCGAGCAATCCGTACGCGAGCGTCGCTGGGGGCACATCGCCGTGCTGGCCGATCCGTTCGGCCACGGCTTCTGCCTGATCCAGTTCAGTGGCGAAGGCTACGACGCGCTGGTCGAATGGCCGTTGCGCCGTTCACCACGGCAACGGCACCGCTTCGCCGTTGGCGCGCTCGCCGTAGTACAGCGACGGCAGCAGGCGCGAGAGGAAGCTGAACTCCGTGTAGCAGTGCTTGAGCAGGCCCAGCCCGACCGCATCGCCGGCATCGCGGTGCGGATCGGTGCTGTCCAGGCCGAGCACGAAGCGGCTGCGCAGCACACAGCCAAACGGCGTATCGCGTGCGACGTGCAGCATCTGCCCGTCGCAGGGGTCAGCGTTTGCATCCAGACGGACCTGGTCGCCGAAGCCGATTCGCGCGGCGATCACCGCCGATACATCGCCTGCATCCTGTGCCGCCTGCAGGCGCTCGGGCACCAGCAACGTGCGCGGGTCATGGAACTTCAGGCGCGCCGCCACCGGCGGAATGTCGGCCAGTGATTCCACGGCATGGATGCTGGCGCCGTGGTAGCTGCGCCCGCGCTGCCAGGCCGCGTCCCAGCCGCGATGCTCGACATGATCGACCGGATGCCACCAGCGGATGTGCTGGGTGGTCTCGAAGAAGGTGAACCACCAGTCGAGCATGCGGCCCTTGCAGCCGTGCAGATCGGTGCGCACCGCCACCAGCAGGGTGCCGTCTTCGCGGCGCTGGATGACGGTCTCCAGGTGCATCGGTGCCGGGTCAAGCAGATCGTGGTGGTCCAGCCAGGCGCGGGCGTTCACAGCGGTATCCATCGGGGTCTCCTGCGGTGTTGGGAGTCCCGACAATACGGAAACGCTATCCGTTTCGCAATTGTCCGGATGCGGTAAGATGGGCGCAATGAACAGCACCACCGTGCCCGAGCCCACATCACCGACCCGCCGCCGCGGCCGCCCTGCGCGGCCGGAAGCCGAAGTCCGCCACGCCGTGCTGCAGGCCACGCTGGAACTGCTGCTGGCGCAGGGCTACGAGGCCACCACCATCGAAGCGGTGGCGGCGCACGCCGGGGTGGCGAAGAAGACCGTCTACCGCCACGCCAGCAACCGCGAGGAACTGGTTGGGTTGGCGGTGCGTGAGTGGACCGACGGCTTCGCGCCACAACTGCAGCGCGATGCGCGCAATGCCCAAGAGGTCGTGCCGTTGCTGCAGGACATCCTGCACGCGGTGTGCGCGCAGGCGCTGTCGGCGCAGGCGGTGCAGGTATTCCGCCTGCTGGCCACCGACTTTCCCGGCAAGGACGCGCTGCTGCAGGCCTATCTGGACAACGGCATCGAACGCGGCCGTGCGCTGCTGGCCGACTGGCTGGCGCGCCAGCAACAGCGTGGGCTGCTGCGCGAGGGTGATCCTGTTCGCATGGCGCGATTGCTGCTGGCGATGGCCGTGGCCGAGCCGCTGCGCGAACGCGTGATCGGTGTGGTGGCCGAGGATGCGCCGGTGGACGTGCACCTGCGCGACTGCGTGGCGTTCTTGGCGCCGGTGTTGCAGGCGCCGTAAGGTTGTTCCATCCACGCGTGGCGTGGATCTACCGGCCGGTCCCGATTCGTTGGTCGGCAATGGCCTTCCACGGTGGGTGCCGACCGTTGGTCGGCAATGGCCTGCCCCGGTGGGTGCCGACCGTTGGTCGGCACTCCTGCAGTAACTCACTCGCGCAGCATGTCCACGAACGCGCGCAACGCACCGGGCATCTGCCGCTGCTTCGGGTAGTACAGCGCGAAGCCGGCGAACGGTTCGCTCCAGTCTTCCAGCACTGCCACCATCTGGCCGGATTCGATGTACGGGCGGGCGGTGTCTTCCAGCACATAGGCCAGGCCGATGCCATCGAGTACCGCTCTGACCACGGTGCCCTGCTCGCACAGCGTCAGCCGCCCCGGTACATCGATCTCCAGCGCCTGCCCACCGCGCTCGAACTGCCACTTGTACAGATGCCCGCTGGCGAAGCGGAAGCGGATGCATTCGTGTGCGGCCAGGTCGCGCGGATGCTGTGGCGCCGGGCGCCGCCGCAGGTAGTCCGGCGAGCCGACAATCAAGCCACGCAGCGGTGGGCCCATCGGCACCGCCACCATGTCCTCGGGTACGAACTCGTGCAGGCGCACGCCGGCGTCGTAGCCTTCGGCAACGATATCGACCAGGCCATCGTTCTCGGTCAGCTCCACCCGCACGTCGGGATGGGCGTGCAGGAAGCGCGCCAGCCGTGGCCCCAACTGGGTCGGCACTGCGGCGCGGGTAGCATTGATACGCAGCAGGCCCGCCGGCGCGGCGCGGAACTGGTTCATCTCCTCCAGCGCGTCATTCACCTGGCCCAGCGCGGGCTGCAGGCGTTCCAGCAGGCGCTGCCCGGCCTCGGTCAGGGCCACGCTGCGGGTGGTGCGATGGAACAGGCCCACGCCCAACCGTTCCTCCAGCGCGCGGATGGCATAGCTCACCGCCGAGGTCGACAGCGCCAGCTCGGCGCCGGCACGGCGGAAGCTGCGGTGACGGGCGACCGCCGCGAACGCGGCCAGGTGGGTGAGATTGTCAGTGGCCATGATTGTGCAGTTTCACTTGATGAATCATGCCGATATCCGTGCTTCTTGCGGCTGGGTACGGGGCGTATTGTAAAACGCCTTTCGACAAACCCTGCCAAGCATTCCCCATGTCCCTCGCCCGTGGTTACGCCGCCCACTCCCATACCGACCCGCTGGTGCCCTTCGAGTTCGAACGCCGCGCGGTCGGCCCGGACGATGTGCGCATCGAGATTCTCTACAGCGGCATCTGCCACTCCGACCTGCACCAGGCCCGCGACGACTGGGGTGGCTCGATCTACCCGATGGTGCCAGGCCACGAGATCATCGGCCGCGTGACCGAGGTCGGCAGCAACGTCACCCGCTTCAAGGTCGGCGACCACGCCGGCGTCGGCTGCATGGTCGACTCCTGCCGCCACTGCGATGCCTGCGAGCACGACCTGGAGCAGTACTGCGCAGAGGGCGCGACCTGGACCTACAACGGCCGTGAACGCGAAAGCGGCGCGCCGACCTACGGCGGCTATTCCGACCACGTGGTGGTCGAACAGCGCTTCGTGGTGAAGGTGTCCGACACCCTCGACCTGAAGGCCGCCGCGCCGCTGCTCTGCGCCGGCATCACCACCTGGTCGCCGCTGCGCCACTGGAAGGTCGGCCCGGGCCAGAAGGTCGGCGTGATCGGCCTCGGTGGCCTCGGCCACATGGGCGTGAAGTTCGCCAAGGCACTCGGCGCGCACGTGGTGATGATCACCACCACGCCGGAAAAGGGTGCCGACGCCAAGCGCCTGGGCGCCGATGAGGTGCTGGTCTCGCGCGATGCCGCGCAGATGAAGGCGCACGCGGGCAGCTTCGACTTCCTGCTCAACACCATCCCGGTCGGCCATGACACCAACCCGTACATGGGCCTGCTCAAGCGTGAAGCCACCATGTGCCTGGTCGGCGTGCTGACCGAACTGGACCCGCCGCTGACCGGTGGCAGCGTGATCTTCGGCCGCAAGCACCTGACCGGCTCGGCGATCGGCGGCATGGCTGAAACCCAGGAAATGATGGACTTCTGTGCCGAGCACGGCATCGTCAGCGATGTGGAGATGATCGACATCAAGAACGTCAACGAGGCCTGGGAACGCATGGCGAAGAACGATGTGCGCTACCGCTTCGTGATCGACATGGCGACGATGAAGAACGCCGCCTGATCCAAGGCAGATGTGGAAAATGAAAAACCCCGGCAATGCCGGGGTTTTTTTCTGGTAGTGCCGGCCGCTGGCCGGCGCCCCCGCCTGGCTGCCGGCCAGCGGCCGGCACTACCGCAATCCACTCAGTACGCGAATTCGCGGAACACCGGATCGACGTCGCCGTGCCAGCGGCCATGGAACAGCGCCAGCTTGCGCTCGGCCGGGGTCAGCCCGGATTCGACGATCTCCTGCAGCACGTCCAGGAACTTGCTCTCGTCCTGGCCGTCGGCATTGCGCGCCGCGCGGCGCTTGAGGCCTTCGACGGAAATCTTCACGGCTTCGCGGGCCAGGTCGCGCACCGTGCCATTGCGGAACGGCAGGCTCATCGCATGCTTCGGCACACCGTCGCGCAGTGCATGACGCTCGGCCAGGGTGAAGTCACGCACCAGGTCCCAGGCGGCATCCAGTGCGGTGTCGTCGTACAGCAGCCCGACCCAGAACGCCGGCAGCGCACACAGGCGGCTCCACGGACCACCATCGGCGCCGCGCATTTCCAGGTACTTCTTCAGGCGCACTTCCGGGAACGCAGTGGTCATGTGGTCCGACCAGTCGCGCAGCGTCGGCAGTGCACCCGGCAGCACCGGCAGCTTGCCCTGCATGAAATCGCGGAAGCTCTGCCCGCTGGCGTCGTGGTAGATGCCATCCCGGTAGGAGAAGTACATCGGCACGTCGAGCAGGTAATCGACATAGCGCTCGTAACCGAAGCCGTCCTCGAACACGAAGTCGAGCATGCCGGTGCGAGCGGCGTCGGTGTCGGTCCAGATGTGCGAGCGGTAGCTCAGGTAGCCGTTCGGGTTGCCTTCGGTGAACGGCGAATCGGCGAACAGCGCGGTGGCGATCGGCTGCAGCGCCAGCGATACGCGGAACTTCTTCACCATGTCCGCTTCGGTCGCGTAGTCCAGGTTCACCTGTACCGTGCAGGTGCGGGTCATCATGTCCAGGCCGAGCGAACCGACCTTGGGCATGTACGAACGCATGATCTTGTAGCGGCCCTTGGGCATCCAGGGCATCTCGTCGCGCTTCCACTTCGGCTGGAAGCCCATGCCGAGGAAACCCAGCTGCAGTTCGCCGGCCACCTGTGCCACTTCGTTGAGGTGGGTGCCGGTCTCCACGCAGGTCTGGTGGATGGTCTCCAGCGCCGCGCCGGACAGTTCCAGCTGGCCGGCCGGTTCCAGCGTCACCGAGGCGCCATCGCGCAGCAGGGCGATGGTGTTGCCGTTCTCCTGCACCGGCTCCCAGCCGAAGCGGACCAGGCCGTTGAGCAGCGCTTCGATGCCGCGCTCGCCTTCGAAGGTCGGCGGGCGCAGGTCATCCAGGCGGAACCCGAACTTCTCGTGCTCGGTGCCGATGCGCCACTGCGCGCGGGGCTTCTCGCCGGAGGCGATCACCTCCACCAGCTGCGAGCGGTCGGTAATGGGGGTATCGGCGACGTGGCTGGGGCTCGACAAGGGAAAGGCTCGCTGGACGGTGGCGGGGGATGTGGGGCTCGCGGCCTTCCATCGCAAGGGCGCACTATAGCGTGGCACCCCGTTGCGTCATGCGACGGTGACGGGTTTCAGCATCCTACCGACGCCCTCTTGACCCTCGTACACTCAGAGCCATGAGCCGCCATTCACGACACCCCGAACTGCATCGCTCCGAGCGCGTCGGCTGGCTGCGAGCCGCCGTGCTGGGCGCCAACGATGGCATCGTCTCGGTGGCTGGCCTGGTGGTCGGCGTGGCCGCCAGCGGCGCCTCGGCTGCGACCATCCTGGCCACCGGCGTGGCGGGTACCGTGGCCGGCGCGATGTCGATGGCGGCGGGCGAATATGTCTCGGTGCAGACCCAGGCCGACACCGAAGCGGCCGACCTGGCAATGGAAAAGCGCGAGCTGCGCGACGATCCGCACAGCGAACTGGAGGAGCTGGCCGCGATCTACCGCCACCGCGGCCTGGAGCCTGCGCTGGCGCGGCAGGTGGCCGAACAGCTCACCGCCCACGATGCGCTGGGTGCCCACGCCCGCGACGAACTGGGCATCACCGATACCCTGCGCGCCCGCCCGCTGCAGGCAGCGCTGGCCTCGGCCGGTGCGTTCACCTGCGGTGCGGCGCTGCCAGTGCTGACCGCCCTGCTGGCGCCGGTCGACAAGGTCGCACTGATGACCACGGCCAGTACCCTGCTCGGCCTGTGCCTGACCGGCGCGGTGGCAGCCCAGGCCGGCGGCGCCCCGCCGGTACGCGGCGCAATACGGGTGATGTTCTGGGGTGCACTGGCAATGGCCGCCGCTGCAGGCGTCGGTCGCCTGTTCGGCGCCCAGGTGACATGACCGGCATGCTGCCGCCAGTTACCGCACTGCTGGCCGAGATGGCCAGCCTGGCCGGCTGCGCACGCGCCGAAGGTT includes the following:
- a CDS encoding glutamate--cysteine ligase, with the translated sequence MSSPSHVADTPITDRSQLVEVIASGEKPRAQWRIGTEHEKFGFRLDDLRPPTFEGERGIEALLNGLVRFGWEPVQENGNTIALLRDGASVTLEPAGQLELSGAALETIHQTCVETGTHLNEVAQVAGELQLGFLGMGFQPKWKRDEMPWMPKGRYKIMRSYMPKVGSLGLDMMTRTCTVQVNLDYATEADMVKKFRVSLALQPIATALFADSPFTEGNPNGYLSYRSHIWTDTDAARTGMLDFVFEDGFGYERYVDYLLDVPMYFSYRDGIYHDASGQSFRDFMQGKLPVLPGALPTLRDWSDHMTTAFPEVRLKKYLEMRGADGGPWSRLCALPAFWVGLLYDDTALDAAWDLVRDFTLAERHALRDGVPKHAMSLPFRNGTVRDLAREAVKISVEGLKRRAARNADGQDESKFLDVLQEIVESGLTPAERKLALFHGRWHGDVDPVFREFAY
- a CDS encoding VIT1/CCC1 transporter family protein, whose amino-acid sequence is MSRHSRHPELHRSERVGWLRAAVLGANDGIVSVAGLVVGVAASGASAATILATGVAGTVAGAMSMAAGEYVSVQTQADTEAADLAMEKRELRDDPHSELEELAAIYRHRGLEPALARQVAEQLTAHDALGAHARDELGITDTLRARPLQAALASAGAFTCGAALPVLTALLAPVDKVALMTTASTLLGLCLTGAVAAQAGGAPPVRGAIRVMFWGALAMAAAAGVGRLFGAQVT
- a CDS encoding NAD(P)-dependent alcohol dehydrogenase, producing MSLARGYAAHSHTDPLVPFEFERRAVGPDDVRIEILYSGICHSDLHQARDDWGGSIYPMVPGHEIIGRVTEVGSNVTRFKVGDHAGVGCMVDSCRHCDACEHDLEQYCAEGATWTYNGRERESGAPTYGGYSDHVVVEQRFVVKVSDTLDLKAAAPLLCAGITTWSPLRHWKVGPGQKVGVIGLGGLGHMGVKFAKALGAHVVMITTTPEKGADAKRLGADEVLVSRDAAQMKAHAGSFDFLLNTIPVGHDTNPYMGLLKREATMCLVGVLTELDPPLTGGSVIFGRKHLTGSAIGGMAETQEMMDFCAEHGIVSDVEMIDIKNVNEAWERMAKNDVRYRFVIDMATMKNAA